CCCGATATGAACGTCCCTAAGATAATCAGGATCGCAGCAGTGAGGTAAACGCTGCCGGAATAAGATAGCGCGCTTTTCCCACGTCTGAGTACTCTGCCCACAGAGAGGTATACCGCTCCCATCATGCCCCCGCCGATCGCAAGAAGATTCCCCGTCAAGGAAGAATTCCCATCGTCATTTCCCGAAAGGGCTATCGCAGCGGCTCCCGACAGCGCTATCGCAATACCTACTGATTGTTTCAGTGTCAGTTTCTCGCCTAAGAAAAAATGCGCTATTGCTGCAGCCCATATCGGCGACGTGTAAACCAGCACGACCGAGCTCGCAACAGTTGTATGCCGCAGTGACTCGATCCAGAAAGCGAAATGAAGAGCGAGAGCAATACCCGCTGTAAAAGTCAGCAAAAGTATTCTACGCTCGCTCAGATCAAAGAGTCGCAATCCCCGTTTAAGGGATACGCCGGATAGAACTATACCGGCTATGCTCAGACGATAAGCGGCGATGACGAGCGACGGGACTTCATCCGCCATTCTAATGAAGATCGATGCGGTGGATATAGCGATCAGACCGACAGAAATTATCAAAAAAGTCTTTGTGTTACCGGTAATATTCATATCCAAAAGGTGAGTGAAAGTATTTGAAGAGGAGCAGTGATGCAAGTTGTTTGAGGCTTCGGGCATTGCGCACAGACAAGAATTTTTTTACAATTAACGTTTAAAGGTCATATATTGGAATGAACCCTCAATAATAAATAGGAGTAGATAGATGATAGTATTGACTACGCCCTCGATTGAAGGTAAAAAAATTGTGAAATATATAGGTATTGTGAGCGGTGAAGCGATATTGGGAGCTAATATATTCAAAGACTTTTTCGCGAGCATCAGAGACATCGTCGGGGGACGATCCGCGTCTTATGAAAACGAGCTCAGGAAAGCAAAGGATATAGCGCTTACCGAGATGAAGCAGCAGGCGAAAGACCTTGGGGGTAATGCCATAATTGCCGTTGACCTGGATTACGAAACGATAGGGTCGGGAGGAACGAACATGTTGATGGTGGCTGCGAGCGGGACCGCTGTAGTGTATAAAGACAAGCCTATGAGGCGAAAAGTAACTTAACGGAAGTTCTTAATCGATATAACCGATGGTATCATACGGATTTACGATTGTGGACGTCATATTCTTCAGATGGCTTCCAAGTCGCTTGAGATAACGGGCATACAATGCGATTGCGGCGGCTCTATCCTCCGAACCGTAAGATTTCTCGCCGGATAAAATTTCGTTTACAATCTGTTCGGAGGATTGCGACACGTCTTTCCTGTAAGTCCGGAGCAGCGCCTCGGCGGATTCCTCGTCCTGGGTCTGCAATGCCTGCTTGGTCTTTTCGAACCTGTGAACTATTTCTTTCTCGATAGCCTTCATATTTTCCGAAATATCTTCCGATATTATATGTGATTTATGGCTAATTGCGAGGTCAAGAATGTTTTTCGTATAATCACCGAGCCTCTCGATATCGATTACGATGCTTAATAAGGTTAATCCGCTGTGAATATCAGCTGCTTCCTGATGAGCCGAAAAGTAAGTTACGACTTTCTGTCTCACTTCCTTTTGGTACCGATTTATTTCCTTATCCCGTTTTTTTAGCTGCTTAATCTCATCCTTGTTTTCGCCTCCCCTGAGAGAGATAAGCGCTTCGGTGAAGAATTCCATCGATAGGTCCAACATTTCTATAGACTGATCCCACGCCTGCTTCAAAAGCGTATCAGATTGCCAGATGCCGATAAGGTTTTTCCACATAAAGTCACCTTCCTTAAGTAATATAATACTTTTTCAAGTCAATCAAAGAATTTACAGGTTTTAATAACATCAAAAAATAACAGCCTCCATATTTCCGATTACAGCCAAATTATCGCCATCGGGATAAAATGAAGAAGAATATAAATTACTATAAATGTCAATAAATTCCGCGTAGAATGGGAGGCTTTTTCCGCCACGTATTCGGCAAGTGAAATAGGTATGGATTTCAGCGGGTAAAAGACTAATATCCCAAAAACGTTAAATATCAGGTGGGCGAAGGCTACGGTGACCGCCACGCTGTTTTGTGTTGCCATCGCGGCGAGCATAGCCGTGACTGTGGTGCCGATGTTGGCTCCGAGCGTATATGGAAATATCTGCCTGACCGAAACGAATCCCGCACCGGCTAATGGAATAATGATCGAGGTGGTAACGGAGCTGCTTTGAACGGTTATAGTCATTAAAATTCCGAAGACGAATCCGCTCAGGTCATTTTTGAATAGATAATTGTTAATTACTATCTCAAGCTTATCTAAAACGAGGGACCTCATCGTTTTGATAAGATACGCCAAAGCCCCGAACATGAGAATAAGGGAAAAGACCATGAGCAGAATGTTTGAGTATGGTAATGCGCCGAAAATACCGTCTAAAAGGTTGATAACAGGGTTAAGAATAGTTTTTAAAGGGTTAAAGAATTTCATCCCGCCCGCACCCGAAAAACCTTTCTCGAACAGTATTGCGGTTTTCTGAATAAAATGAAATTTCATCTCTAACGGGAAAAACAGC
The Candidatus Neomarinimicrobiota bacterium genome window above contains:
- a CDS encoding DMT family transporter translates to MNITGNTKTFLIISVGLIAISTASIFIRMADEVPSLVIAAYRLSIAGIVLSGVSLKRGLRLFDLSERRILLLTFTAGIALALHFAFWIESLRHTTVASSVVLVYTSPIWAAAIAHFFLGEKLTLKQSVGIAIALSGAAAIALSGNDDGNSSLTGNLLAIGGGMMGAVYLSVGRVLRRGKSALSYSGSVYLTAAILIILGTFISGSALTGYTPRLYILLVLIGLIPQLIGHTAFNWALKRRSAVTVSVLMLGEPIGATLLAALFLFEIPVTGEIIGGAILLFGIYLSSINMKGKND
- a CDS encoding heavy metal-binding domain-containing protein, which gives rise to MIVLTTPSIEGKKIVKYIGIVSGEAILGANIFKDFFASIRDIVGGRSASYENELRKAKDIALTEMKQQAKDLGGNAIIAVDLDYETIGSGGTNMLMVAASGTAVVYKDKPMRRKVT
- a CDS encoding Na/Pi symporter, which translates into the protein MSSELRERLYKIAIVIVSSYLFLLGIKLLGHSFKLFGSGFAENMIQMTSNPIAGLLLGIVATSLIQSSSTTTSIVVGLVAGNALTLPNAIPIIMGANIGTTITNTLVAMGHITNRVEFKRAFSASIVHDFFNISAVLLFFPLEMKFHFIQKTAILFEKGFSGAGGMKFFNPLKTILNPVINLLDGIFGALPYSNILLMVFSLILMFGALAYLIKTMRSLVLDKLEIVINNYLFKNDLSGFVFGILMTITVQSSSVTTSIIIPLAGAGFVSVRQIFPYTLGANIGTTVTAMLAAMATQNSVAVTVAFAHLIFNVFGILVFYPLKSIPISLAEYVAEKASHSTRNLLTFIVIYILLHFIPMAIIWL